The Leptospira ellinghausenii genome contains the following window.
TGTGCTTGGATGCAAAAAACCGAATACGGTTATTTATTATCAAAATTTGCAGTCAATGGTGTGGCACGTGGTGCAGGTGTTGGCCGAGACATATGGGACCAAATCTTAGAACATTGTAGTCCTCTTTTTTGGCGGAGTAAACCTGACAATACAATTAATAAATGGTATATGTCAATCGCACAAGGCATAGAAAAGGACAGTTCTTGGTATTATTATTGGCTCGGTGTGGACCAATCACTCATCCCTGGAATCATATCTCTTCTTAAATCCCAACCAGAAGACTTTGGATTACCAAATCCATCCTCGGATGTATAAAATGAAACTAATTTTTGATGGAGAATGTTCCTTTTGTAATCAATTGGCTCACTCTTTGCAAAATCGATCCATCCAACCAATCGAGATTGTTTCTTACCATACATTGTCTGAAGAGGAATTAAATAAAATCCATCCTCAATTAACAAGGGATAAATGCAAAGGAGAAGTACAAATCATCCAAGATGGGAATCGCTTCCCTGGTTTTTTTGGAGTTCGAGTTTTGTTATGGAATGTAAGATTGTTTCGGTATTTTGTTTGGATTCTATATTTGCCACTATTTCCTTTTTTAGGAATGTTTGTGATGATGATTCTAAAAAAATTTAAGAAATCATTTGTTTAGAGTTTCACTTCATCCAAACGAGACAATCCTAAATAAAAATCTTCCCTTGCATCCAATGCCAATCGGTTCCCTTCCATCACTTGTTTTTTAGATTCCTCTGTAAAACAAACAGTTTCAATCAGATCAAACAAGCGTTTGCTATGCCCTTCGTCTGCATCCAAATTTACCTGAAAAAACTTTCCTTCTGGTAAATTTAATTCTTTTTTCAATTGGTGGTAAGCGTTCGCAATCTGTGAATACTCCAATTTGAGTAAGTATTCGTTGGCAGGTCCAAGAGCTCCTAATCCATAATAAAATCCTAAATCAATTACCGATCTCATTTTCTCTAAATAGGTTTTTGTTTCAGGTAAAATTTGATGTGCTGAAAAATCGAACCCAAGTTGTTCTAAAAAATTTGTTAGTATCGATACATGTGTCTCGGAGATTTTACCTTCTCCCAACTCTTCCCAAATATTTTCAACAAGGACTATTTTGGCATTTTGGTCTCTAGTATTGGCAGCTACTAACAAAAACCAATCAACAAAACCAATGGATACAAAGTATTCTTGGCTAAGCCAAAGTATTAAATCATCGAAAGTCATTTTAATGTTTCTTTCTTTTAGCCACTTTGCTTGTAAAACAGAATGTGTTTCCACTTCCCTTTTTAACATTCCAATGAGATTCATACGATTTGGTCCTTTCCATACTGGTAACGAGGATGAGTTTGGTATTCCTCAAAACCCAAATTGATACATAATTCTAATAATTCCGAATATGATTTTCCAGCTCTTTCCCATAACATTGGCAAGGTGGAATAAATCTTAGAAAAACCAGGTGTAGCATTGACTTCTAAACAGTAAGGAATTTCCTCTTCCAATTTAAAATCGATTCTAAGATAACCTGAACTTCCGAGTAAATTTGCGATATTAAACGAAGTGGATTCTAATTCCTTTTGGAGGGAAATGGGAACTTCGAAATCCAAAGATTCTAAAAATTCTGATTTTGATTTGATTCCTTCATGGTAGATGCCATTAGGAGTATCCACAAAGGCCATGGGTAAAACTTGGTAGTGATTCAAATTTCCAATCACACCAACTGTAAGTTCCCTGCCTGATAAAAATGGTTCCACTAAAAGTGGAGAATATTCCCTGAGAAACATGGGAATTTGAATCTCCCATTCTCTCTGATCTTGGATTGTATTCGATTCCGAAATTCCCAAACTCGATCCTTCTCCGTTGGGTTTCACAAAGACAGGAAAATGGAGATTTGGTTGTGATTGAAATTCTGTTAGAAGTTCTGAATCCGTTACTCGGATACCCATCGAACGCAAAAAAAGTTTGGTTTTATATTTATCCAAAGTGGTACATTGGACTGCAGCAGAACTTCCAGTATGAGGAATCCCTAAATATTCACATAACGCAGGTATGTATGCTTCCCTAGAGGCAGAAGTATAACCTTCCACAAGATTCCATACTATCCAATTTTCCCTGTTACCCTTTGGAATATTTGAAAGAACGGATGTGATTTCTTTTGCGTCCGAAAGTGACACAACATCATACCCTAAGGAGATAATTGTTTTTTCCATATGGAATATGGTCTCTTCCGATTCCCATTCTTGGGAATGTTTTGGATAGTCCGGATTATAAATGTCACATGCAAGAATGACGGTTTTCATTCGGCTTGGTATTTCTCCCAATCAGCTTCTGAAACAATTGGATAATAAGATTCTTTGTCAGAACCAACTGGTTCAAATGAAAAATGTATTTTTTTGGTTACCGCCGAACGAAAGGCATGTTGTCTTGTTTTTGGATAATAACCTAAATACCAATTGGCACCTATCGTAATTTTACCACCACCACCAGGAAGATCATTCACAAAATGAGGAATGCCCATCCCTCCAATTTTTCCTCGCATATACTCAACGATTTCAATTCCACGTGCAAGTGGAGTGCGAAATCCCCTCGAACCAGGAATGAGCTCAGGGTCATAAAGATAATACGCGCGAACACGCATTTCCAATAACTTCTTATGAAGTGTGAGCATTATTTCTTCATCATCATTGATGCCTTTGAGTAATACTGCCTGATTCCCTACCGACACTCCAGCTTTTAACAGGCGTAAAATTGCATCCTTAGATTCTTTTGTACATTCCTTTGGATGATTGAATTGGGTATGACAGAAAATCGATAAATTGTCATCATTATACCTTTCAATGATTTTGCACAATTCATCTGTTATGCGAAATGGCAAGGTAACTGGATTTCTTGTGCCAAGTCTACAAATTCGAACATGAGGGATTTGGTTCAATTCATGTAAAATCCACTCAAGCCTAGAATCCGCAAGATTCAAAGGATCTCCCCCACTAACCACTACATCCTCTACTTCAGTATGGTTTCGAATGTAAGCAAATGCTGTTTCTAAATCTGATTTTTCCATCCTTTCCCCATTGGAAGATACCTTTCTCCCTCTCATACAATGGCGACAATACACACTGCACGAATGGTTTGAGAACAAAAGGACACGATTTGGATACATATGAGTGAGCCCACGAACAGGACTTAGTCTCTCCTCATCCAATGGATCGGAACTTT
Protein-coding sequences here:
- a CDS encoding iron-containing redox enzyme family protein, yielding MNLIGMLKREVETHSVLQAKWLKERNIKMTFDDLILWLSQEYFVSIGFVDWFLLVAANTRDQNAKIVLVENIWEELGEGKISETHVSILTNFLEQLGFDFSAHQILPETKTYLEKMRSVIDLGFYYGLGALGPANEYLLKLEYSQIANAYHQLKKELNLPEGKFFQVNLDADEGHSKRLFDLIETVCFTEESKKQVMEGNRLALDAREDFYLGLSRLDEVKL
- a CDS encoding KamA family radical SAM protein, giving the protein MLVQNSLSEILRAREELFSKTIWTDPTSQLQNRVKGEDLSRYFLLTESERIGIQQTIRLLVSTTPYYLSLSDPTDPNCPIRRMIVPTADEAVFSLEESSDPLDEERLSPVRGLTHMYPNRVLLFSNHSCSVYCRHCMRGRKVSSNGERMEKSDLETAFAYIRNHTEVEDVVVSGGDPLNLADSRLEWILHELNQIPHVRICRLGTRNPVTLPFRITDELCKIIERYNDDNLSIFCHTQFNHPKECTKESKDAILRLLKAGVSVGNQAVLLKGINDDEEIMLTLHKKLLEMRVRAYYLYDPELIPGSRGFRTPLARGIEIVEYMRGKIGGMGIPHFVNDLPGGGGKITIGANWYLGYYPKTRQHAFRSAVTKKIHFSFEPVGSDKESYYPIVSEADWEKYQAE
- a CDS encoding DCC1-like thiol-disulfide oxidoreductase family protein, which translates into the protein MKLIFDGECSFCNQLAHSLQNRSIQPIEIVSYHTLSEEELNKIHPQLTRDKCKGEVQIIQDGNRFPGFFGVRVLLWNVRLFRYFVWILYLPLFPFLGMFVMMILKKFKKSFV
- a CDS encoding D-alanine--D-alanine ligase family protein codes for the protein MKTVILACDIYNPDYPKHSQEWESEETIFHMEKTIISLGYDVVSLSDAKEITSVLSNIPKGNRENWIVWNLVEGYTSASREAYIPALCEYLGIPHTGSSAAVQCTTLDKYKTKLFLRSMGIRVTDSELLTEFQSQPNLHFPVFVKPNGEGSSLGISESNTIQDQREWEIQIPMFLREYSPLLVEPFLSGRELTVGVIGNLNHYQVLPMAFVDTPNGIYHEGIKSKSEFLESLDFEVPISLQKELESTSFNIANLLGSSGYLRIDFKLEEEIPYCLEVNATPGFSKIYSTLPMLWERAGKSYSELLELCINLGFEEYQTHPRYQYGKDQIV